From one Populus alba chromosome 17, ASM523922v2, whole genome shotgun sequence genomic stretch:
- the LOC118036146 gene encoding probable ubiquitin-like-specific protease 2B isoform X1: protein MTRSTRKFRVFEFDEEEEDRVEKESAKFVGKFRIQKRKRNDNKKDDDASSPLTKYNFLQCFGGCTGTVKIERSNEPIDIDDGPIDVDTGGEMATLRKGKSDEVVYIDTTIIDDQCQYSVTVSARMPQEGCADKEEISQMETFIADDGPIDVDTGVAGEINTLCKGKSDEVVDIDTTVLDDQCQYSVSVPARMPQEDCAVKEEISQLDTLGIDIDDEPIDVATGGAGETDTLHKGNSDGVVDIDTTIIDDQCQYSVSVPTCMPQEDCADKEISQLDTLRLSSFSNYENESVGMISDNDVSIEMSSSTSVSTPSEDEVPLGNQVLECGSLGHKIDYTNSKVAVFPDYILCGDIYGTESCLTFSGSSIRMEGSTANGVKGIFNAEWNLDDIISIESEWCEMVTTAMVYLCLKSKVSEGARNTNDASDVDKLKFSVYDPLWHEGEEAIKSLNVRYKDIWNVTSESDLKKDGNASFGHNGMFTSKPYFPVIHETFEEVIYPKGDPDAVSISKRDVELLNPETFINDTIIDFYIQYLKNKIQPDDRQRFHFFNSFFFRKLADLDKGPSNACEGRIAFQRVRKWTRKLNIFEKDYIFIPVNYSLHWSLIVICHPGEVVHSREDESGNSRKVPCILHMDSIRGSHKGLKNLIQSYLYEEWRERHNETVDHTLSKFLHLRFVALELPQQENLYDCGLFLLHYVELFLEEAPIDFSPFKITEFSNFLSRNWFIPGEASLKRTHIQKLICEIIEDHSCTQSSDPNEQETGVEFLEEVCSAVSGPDTDMEIQISLTAKSPISVAQRRRLEELGLNSRDLLKPGTSARFFSNGNCWQTGTLHWRTCMSPVEVIILSQEAEETSERISDSSPDTEDDQLPAHLAMEFPSTSLSLKDLRSLGSSRNQKYMQLEEPYDDSSSEASTSRSPKSSEIGEVGVDEDRLHSQFEGLDHQKHTDCHELSSKSTEPEVFVEDSPEGNCMHNDHVTNDSPSSFHNTGNCNKLGASVDAMNTAENFLRGVQKHVIDLTSDEHTAERTKHTSDGI from the exons ATGACTCGTTCGACTCGAAAGTTTAGGGTGTTCGAGTtcgacgaagaagaagaagatagagtCGAGAAGGAGTCGGCGAAGTTCGTCGGCAAGTTTCGAATTCAAAAGAGAAAACGAAACGACAACAAGAAGGACGACGACGCCTCTTCTCCTCTCACTAAGTATAATTTCCTCCAGTGCt tTGGAGGATGTACTGGGACTGTGAAAATAGAAAGAAGCAATGAACCTATTGATATAGATGATGGACCAATTGATGTTGACACTGGAG GAGAGATGGCTACTTTACGTAAGGGAAAGAGTGATGAAGTAGTATATATTGATACAACCATTATAGACGATCAATGCCAATATTCTGTTACAGTTTCTGCTCGCATGCCACAAGAAGGTTGTGCTGACAAAGAGGAGATTTCTCAGATGGAAACCTTTATTGCAGATGATGGGCCAATTGATGTTGACACTGGAG TTGCAGGAGAGATCAATACTTTATGCAAGGGAAAGAGCGATGAAGTAGTTGATATTGACACAACCGTTTTGGATGATCAGTGTCAATATTCTGTTTCAGTTCCTGCTCGAATGCCACAAGAAGATTGTGCTGTCAAGGAGGAGATTTCTCAGCTGGATACCCTTGGGATTGATATAGATGATGAACCAATTGATGTTGCCACTGGAG GTGCTGGAGAGACTGATACTTTACACAAGGGAAATAGTGATGGAGTAGTAGATATTGATACAACCATTATAGATGATCAATGCCAATATTCTGTTTCAGTTCCCACTTGCATGCCACAAGAAGATTGTGCTGACAAAGAGATTTCTCAGCTGGATACCCTTAGGTTAtctagtttttcaaattatgag AATGAGTCAGTTGGTATGATTTCAGATAATGATGTCAGCATTGAAATGAGCTCGTCAACTTCTGTCTCTACTCCCTCAGAAGATGAAG TTCCATTAGGAAACCAAGTGCTAGAGTGTGGTTCTCTTGGACATAAAATT GATTACACAAATTCTAAAGTTGCTGTTTTTCCTGACTATATTCTATGTGGCGACATATATGGTACAGAGTCTTGCTTAACTTTCTCAGGAAGCAGCATCAGAATGGAGGGTTCTACTGCAAATGGGGTCAAGGGAATATTTAATGCTGAGTGGAATCTTGATGATATTATTAGTATTGAGTCAGAATGGTGTGAGATG GTTACAACTGCTATGGTTTATCTCTGCCTTAAATCAAAGGTTTCTGAAGGAGCTAGAAATACAAATGATGCTTCAG atgtggacaagttgaaGTTTTCAGTTTATGATCCTCTTTGGCATGAAGGAGAGGAAGCAATAAAATCATTGAATGTCAGATACAAGGATATCTGGAATGTTACTTCTGA ATCTGATTTGAAAAAGGATGGGAATGCCTCTTTTGGGCACAATGGCATGTTCACCTCAAAGCCTTATTTTCCGGT TATTCATGAAACATTTGAAGAGGTTATTTATCCTAAAGGTGATCCTGATGCTGTTTCAATTAGTAAGCGAGATGTAGAGCTTCTAAATCCTGAGACATTCATCAATGATACCATCATTGACTTTTATATCCA atatttgaagaataaaattcagCCAGATGACAGGCAAAGGTTCCACTTCttcaatagttttttctttcggAAGCTTGCTGATCTGGACAAAGGCCCATCTAATGCTTGTGAAGGCAGGATAGCATTTCAACGTGTTCGTAAATGGACAAGAAAGTTGAATATTTTCGAGAAGGATTACATTTTTATTCCTGTAAATTACAG TCTTCACTGGAGTTTGATTGTCATTTGTCATCCTGGTGAAGTGGTTCATTCCAGAG AGGATGAAAGTGGAAATTCAAGGAAAGTACCATGCATTTTGCACATGGATTCCATTAGAGGAAGTCATAAGGGCCTCAAGAATCTTATTCAAAG TTATCTCTATGAAGAGTGGAGAGAAAGGCATAATGAGACTGTGGATCACACATTGTCAAAGTTCTTACATTTACGGTTTGTCGCACTTGAG CTACCGCAGCAGGAAAATTTGTATGACTGTGGCCTGTTCTTACTCCATTATGTGGAGCTTTTTCTTGAAGAAGCTCCAATTGATTTCAGTCCTTTTAAGATAACAGAGTTTTCAAACTTT CTTAGTAGAAATTGGTTTATACCTGGGGAGGCCTCACTGAAAAGGACACACATCCAGAAATTGATCTGTGAAATCATTGAAGATCATTCTTGTACTCAATCTTCTGATCCAAATGAGCAAGAAACTGGAGTTGAGTTCCTTGAGGAGGTATGCAGTGCAGTATCTGGTCCTGATACTGATATGGAGATTCAGATTTCACTCACAGCAAAATCTCCAATCAGTGTTGCACAGCGACGAAGACTTGAAGAACTAGGGTTGAATTCCAGGGATTTGCTCAAACCAGGAACTAGTGCAAGGTTTTTTTCCAATGGAAATTGCTGGCAGACAGGAACACTTCATTGGAGGACTTGCATGTCACCTGTGGAGGTAATAATTTTATCACAg GAAGCTGAGGAAACCAGTGAACGAATCTCTGATTCATCGCCAGACACAGAAGATGATCAGCTACCTGCTCACTTGGCAATGGAATTTCCCTCAACCTCACTTTCTCTCAAAGACCTTAGATCTCTCGGTTCATCTAGGAATCAAAAATACATGCAGCTTGAGGAACCTTATGACGACTCCAGTTCAGAAGCATCTACCAGTAGATCCCCAAAATCATCAGAGATAGGGGAGGTAGGGGTTGATGAAGATCGTTTGCATTCACAGTTTGAGGGATTAGACCATCAAAAACACACAGATTGCCATGAACTTTCTTCAAAATCAACCGAGCCTGAGGTATTTGTTGAGGACTCTCCAGAGGGAAACTGCATGCACAATGACCATGTGACTAATGATTCGCCATCATCCTTTCATAACACTGGCAATTGCAATAAACTTGGCGCATCAGTTGACGCGATGAACACTGCTGAAAACTTTTTGAGAGGAGTCCAAAAACATGTTATCGATTTGACATCTGATGAACATACTGCAGAGAGGACAAAGCATACATCTGACGGCATTTGA
- the LOC118036146 gene encoding probable ubiquitin-like-specific protease 2B isoform X2, translated as MTRSTRKFRVFEFDEEEEDRVEKESAKFVGKFRIQKRKRNDNKKDDDASSPLTKYNFLQCFGGCTGTVKIERSNEPIDIDDGPIDVDTGGEMATLRKGKSDEVVYIDTTIIDDQCQYSVTVSARMPQEGCADKEEISQMETFIADDGPIDVDTGVAGEINTLCKGKSDEVVDIDTTVLDDQCQYSVSVPARMPQEDCAVKEEISQLDTLGIDIDDEPIDVATGGAGETDTLHKGNSDGVVDIDTTIIDDQCQYSVSVPTCMPQEDCADKEISQLDTLRLSSFSNYENESVGMISDNDVSIEMSSSTSVSTPSEDEVPLGNQVLECGSLGHKIDYTNSKVAVFPDYILCGDIYGTESCLTFSGSSIRMEGSTANGVKGIFNAEWNLDDIISIESEWCEMVTTAMVYLCLKSKVSEGARNTNDASDVDKLKFSVYDPLWHEGEEAIKSLNVRYKDIWNVTSESDLKKDGNASFGHNGMFTSKPYFPVIHETFEEVIYPKGDPDAVSISKRDVELLNPETFINDTIIDFYIQYLKNKIQPDDRQRFHFFNSFFFRKLADLDKGPSNACEGRIAFQRVRKWTRKLNIFEKDYIFIPVNYSLHWSLIVICHPGEVVHSREDESGNSRKVPCILHMDSIRGSHKGLKNLIQSYLYEEWRERHNETVDHTLSKFLHLRFVALELPQQENLYDCGLFLLHYVELFLEEAPIDFSPFKITEFSNFLSRNWFIPGEASLKRTHIQKLICEIIEDHSCTQSSDPNEQETGVEFLEEVCSAVSGPDTDMEIQISLTAKSPISVAQRRRLEELGLNSRDLLKPGTSARFFSNGNCWQTGTLHWRTCMSPVEEAEETSERISDSSPDTEDDQLPAHLAMEFPSTSLSLKDLRSLGSSRNQKYMQLEEPYDDSSSEASTSRSPKSSEIGEVGVDEDRLHSQFEGLDHQKHTDCHELSSKSTEPEVFVEDSPEGNCMHNDHVTNDSPSSFHNTGNCNKLGASVDAMNTAENFLRGVQKHVIDLTSDEHTAERTKHTSDGI; from the exons ATGACTCGTTCGACTCGAAAGTTTAGGGTGTTCGAGTtcgacgaagaagaagaagatagagtCGAGAAGGAGTCGGCGAAGTTCGTCGGCAAGTTTCGAATTCAAAAGAGAAAACGAAACGACAACAAGAAGGACGACGACGCCTCTTCTCCTCTCACTAAGTATAATTTCCTCCAGTGCt tTGGAGGATGTACTGGGACTGTGAAAATAGAAAGAAGCAATGAACCTATTGATATAGATGATGGACCAATTGATGTTGACACTGGAG GAGAGATGGCTACTTTACGTAAGGGAAAGAGTGATGAAGTAGTATATATTGATACAACCATTATAGACGATCAATGCCAATATTCTGTTACAGTTTCTGCTCGCATGCCACAAGAAGGTTGTGCTGACAAAGAGGAGATTTCTCAGATGGAAACCTTTATTGCAGATGATGGGCCAATTGATGTTGACACTGGAG TTGCAGGAGAGATCAATACTTTATGCAAGGGAAAGAGCGATGAAGTAGTTGATATTGACACAACCGTTTTGGATGATCAGTGTCAATATTCTGTTTCAGTTCCTGCTCGAATGCCACAAGAAGATTGTGCTGTCAAGGAGGAGATTTCTCAGCTGGATACCCTTGGGATTGATATAGATGATGAACCAATTGATGTTGCCACTGGAG GTGCTGGAGAGACTGATACTTTACACAAGGGAAATAGTGATGGAGTAGTAGATATTGATACAACCATTATAGATGATCAATGCCAATATTCTGTTTCAGTTCCCACTTGCATGCCACAAGAAGATTGTGCTGACAAAGAGATTTCTCAGCTGGATACCCTTAGGTTAtctagtttttcaaattatgag AATGAGTCAGTTGGTATGATTTCAGATAATGATGTCAGCATTGAAATGAGCTCGTCAACTTCTGTCTCTACTCCCTCAGAAGATGAAG TTCCATTAGGAAACCAAGTGCTAGAGTGTGGTTCTCTTGGACATAAAATT GATTACACAAATTCTAAAGTTGCTGTTTTTCCTGACTATATTCTATGTGGCGACATATATGGTACAGAGTCTTGCTTAACTTTCTCAGGAAGCAGCATCAGAATGGAGGGTTCTACTGCAAATGGGGTCAAGGGAATATTTAATGCTGAGTGGAATCTTGATGATATTATTAGTATTGAGTCAGAATGGTGTGAGATG GTTACAACTGCTATGGTTTATCTCTGCCTTAAATCAAAGGTTTCTGAAGGAGCTAGAAATACAAATGATGCTTCAG atgtggacaagttgaaGTTTTCAGTTTATGATCCTCTTTGGCATGAAGGAGAGGAAGCAATAAAATCATTGAATGTCAGATACAAGGATATCTGGAATGTTACTTCTGA ATCTGATTTGAAAAAGGATGGGAATGCCTCTTTTGGGCACAATGGCATGTTCACCTCAAAGCCTTATTTTCCGGT TATTCATGAAACATTTGAAGAGGTTATTTATCCTAAAGGTGATCCTGATGCTGTTTCAATTAGTAAGCGAGATGTAGAGCTTCTAAATCCTGAGACATTCATCAATGATACCATCATTGACTTTTATATCCA atatttgaagaataaaattcagCCAGATGACAGGCAAAGGTTCCACTTCttcaatagttttttctttcggAAGCTTGCTGATCTGGACAAAGGCCCATCTAATGCTTGTGAAGGCAGGATAGCATTTCAACGTGTTCGTAAATGGACAAGAAAGTTGAATATTTTCGAGAAGGATTACATTTTTATTCCTGTAAATTACAG TCTTCACTGGAGTTTGATTGTCATTTGTCATCCTGGTGAAGTGGTTCATTCCAGAG AGGATGAAAGTGGAAATTCAAGGAAAGTACCATGCATTTTGCACATGGATTCCATTAGAGGAAGTCATAAGGGCCTCAAGAATCTTATTCAAAG TTATCTCTATGAAGAGTGGAGAGAAAGGCATAATGAGACTGTGGATCACACATTGTCAAAGTTCTTACATTTACGGTTTGTCGCACTTGAG CTACCGCAGCAGGAAAATTTGTATGACTGTGGCCTGTTCTTACTCCATTATGTGGAGCTTTTTCTTGAAGAAGCTCCAATTGATTTCAGTCCTTTTAAGATAACAGAGTTTTCAAACTTT CTTAGTAGAAATTGGTTTATACCTGGGGAGGCCTCACTGAAAAGGACACACATCCAGAAATTGATCTGTGAAATCATTGAAGATCATTCTTGTACTCAATCTTCTGATCCAAATGAGCAAGAAACTGGAGTTGAGTTCCTTGAGGAGGTATGCAGTGCAGTATCTGGTCCTGATACTGATATGGAGATTCAGATTTCACTCACAGCAAAATCTCCAATCAGTGTTGCACAGCGACGAAGACTTGAAGAACTAGGGTTGAATTCCAGGGATTTGCTCAAACCAGGAACTAGTGCAAGGTTTTTTTCCAATGGAAATTGCTGGCAGACAGGAACACTTCATTGGAGGACTTGCATGTCACCTGTGGAG GAAGCTGAGGAAACCAGTGAACGAATCTCTGATTCATCGCCAGACACAGAAGATGATCAGCTACCTGCTCACTTGGCAATGGAATTTCCCTCAACCTCACTTTCTCTCAAAGACCTTAGATCTCTCGGTTCATCTAGGAATCAAAAATACATGCAGCTTGAGGAACCTTATGACGACTCCAGTTCAGAAGCATCTACCAGTAGATCCCCAAAATCATCAGAGATAGGGGAGGTAGGGGTTGATGAAGATCGTTTGCATTCACAGTTTGAGGGATTAGACCATCAAAAACACACAGATTGCCATGAACTTTCTTCAAAATCAACCGAGCCTGAGGTATTTGTTGAGGACTCTCCAGAGGGAAACTGCATGCACAATGACCATGTGACTAATGATTCGCCATCATCCTTTCATAACACTGGCAATTGCAATAAACTTGGCGCATCAGTTGACGCGATGAACACTGCTGAAAACTTTTTGAGAGGAGTCCAAAAACATGTTATCGATTTGACATCTGATGAACATACTGCAGAGAGGACAAAGCATACATCTGACGGCATTTGA
- the LOC118036146 gene encoding probable ubiquitin-like-specific protease 2B isoform X3, with the protein MTRSTRKFRVFEFDEEEEDRVEKESAKFVGKFRIQKRKRNDNKKDDDASSPLTKYNFLQCFGGCTGTVKIERSNEPIDIDDGPIDVDTGGEMATLRKGKSDEVVYIDTTIIDDQCQYSVTVSARMPQEGCADKEEISQMETFIADDGPIDVDTGVPARMPQEDCAVKEEISQLDTLGIDIDDEPIDVATGGAGETDTLHKGNSDGVVDIDTTIIDDQCQYSVSVPTCMPQEDCADKEISQLDTLRLSSFSNYENESVGMISDNDVSIEMSSSTSVSTPSEDEVPLGNQVLECGSLGHKIDYTNSKVAVFPDYILCGDIYGTESCLTFSGSSIRMEGSTANGVKGIFNAEWNLDDIISIESEWCEMVTTAMVYLCLKSKVSEGARNTNDASDVDKLKFSVYDPLWHEGEEAIKSLNVRYKDIWNVTSESDLKKDGNASFGHNGMFTSKPYFPVIHETFEEVIYPKGDPDAVSISKRDVELLNPETFINDTIIDFYIQYLKNKIQPDDRQRFHFFNSFFFRKLADLDKGPSNACEGRIAFQRVRKWTRKLNIFEKDYIFIPVNYSLHWSLIVICHPGEVVHSREDESGNSRKVPCILHMDSIRGSHKGLKNLIQSYLYEEWRERHNETVDHTLSKFLHLRFVALELPQQENLYDCGLFLLHYVELFLEEAPIDFSPFKITEFSNFLSRNWFIPGEASLKRTHIQKLICEIIEDHSCTQSSDPNEQETGVEFLEEVCSAVSGPDTDMEIQISLTAKSPISVAQRRRLEELGLNSRDLLKPGTSARFFSNGNCWQTGTLHWRTCMSPVEVIILSQEAEETSERISDSSPDTEDDQLPAHLAMEFPSTSLSLKDLRSLGSSRNQKYMQLEEPYDDSSSEASTSRSPKSSEIGEVGVDEDRLHSQFEGLDHQKHTDCHELSSKSTEPEVFVEDSPEGNCMHNDHVTNDSPSSFHNTGNCNKLGASVDAMNTAENFLRGVQKHVIDLTSDEHTAERTKHTSDGI; encoded by the exons ATGACTCGTTCGACTCGAAAGTTTAGGGTGTTCGAGTtcgacgaagaagaagaagatagagtCGAGAAGGAGTCGGCGAAGTTCGTCGGCAAGTTTCGAATTCAAAAGAGAAAACGAAACGACAACAAGAAGGACGACGACGCCTCTTCTCCTCTCACTAAGTATAATTTCCTCCAGTGCt tTGGAGGATGTACTGGGACTGTGAAAATAGAAAGAAGCAATGAACCTATTGATATAGATGATGGACCAATTGATGTTGACACTGGAG GAGAGATGGCTACTTTACGTAAGGGAAAGAGTGATGAAGTAGTATATATTGATACAACCATTATAGACGATCAATGCCAATATTCTGTTACAGTTTCTGCTCGCATGCCACAAGAAGGTTGTGCTGACAAAGAGGAGATTTCTCAGATGGAAACCTTTATTGCAGATGATGGGCCAATTGATGTTGACACTGGAG TTCCTGCTCGAATGCCACAAGAAGATTGTGCTGTCAAGGAGGAGATTTCTCAGCTGGATACCCTTGGGATTGATATAGATGATGAACCAATTGATGTTGCCACTGGAG GTGCTGGAGAGACTGATACTTTACACAAGGGAAATAGTGATGGAGTAGTAGATATTGATACAACCATTATAGATGATCAATGCCAATATTCTGTTTCAGTTCCCACTTGCATGCCACAAGAAGATTGTGCTGACAAAGAGATTTCTCAGCTGGATACCCTTAGGTTAtctagtttttcaaattatgag AATGAGTCAGTTGGTATGATTTCAGATAATGATGTCAGCATTGAAATGAGCTCGTCAACTTCTGTCTCTACTCCCTCAGAAGATGAAG TTCCATTAGGAAACCAAGTGCTAGAGTGTGGTTCTCTTGGACATAAAATT GATTACACAAATTCTAAAGTTGCTGTTTTTCCTGACTATATTCTATGTGGCGACATATATGGTACAGAGTCTTGCTTAACTTTCTCAGGAAGCAGCATCAGAATGGAGGGTTCTACTGCAAATGGGGTCAAGGGAATATTTAATGCTGAGTGGAATCTTGATGATATTATTAGTATTGAGTCAGAATGGTGTGAGATG GTTACAACTGCTATGGTTTATCTCTGCCTTAAATCAAAGGTTTCTGAAGGAGCTAGAAATACAAATGATGCTTCAG atgtggacaagttgaaGTTTTCAGTTTATGATCCTCTTTGGCATGAAGGAGAGGAAGCAATAAAATCATTGAATGTCAGATACAAGGATATCTGGAATGTTACTTCTGA ATCTGATTTGAAAAAGGATGGGAATGCCTCTTTTGGGCACAATGGCATGTTCACCTCAAAGCCTTATTTTCCGGT TATTCATGAAACATTTGAAGAGGTTATTTATCCTAAAGGTGATCCTGATGCTGTTTCAATTAGTAAGCGAGATGTAGAGCTTCTAAATCCTGAGACATTCATCAATGATACCATCATTGACTTTTATATCCA atatttgaagaataaaattcagCCAGATGACAGGCAAAGGTTCCACTTCttcaatagttttttctttcggAAGCTTGCTGATCTGGACAAAGGCCCATCTAATGCTTGTGAAGGCAGGATAGCATTTCAACGTGTTCGTAAATGGACAAGAAAGTTGAATATTTTCGAGAAGGATTACATTTTTATTCCTGTAAATTACAG TCTTCACTGGAGTTTGATTGTCATTTGTCATCCTGGTGAAGTGGTTCATTCCAGAG AGGATGAAAGTGGAAATTCAAGGAAAGTACCATGCATTTTGCACATGGATTCCATTAGAGGAAGTCATAAGGGCCTCAAGAATCTTATTCAAAG TTATCTCTATGAAGAGTGGAGAGAAAGGCATAATGAGACTGTGGATCACACATTGTCAAAGTTCTTACATTTACGGTTTGTCGCACTTGAG CTACCGCAGCAGGAAAATTTGTATGACTGTGGCCTGTTCTTACTCCATTATGTGGAGCTTTTTCTTGAAGAAGCTCCAATTGATTTCAGTCCTTTTAAGATAACAGAGTTTTCAAACTTT CTTAGTAGAAATTGGTTTATACCTGGGGAGGCCTCACTGAAAAGGACACACATCCAGAAATTGATCTGTGAAATCATTGAAGATCATTCTTGTACTCAATCTTCTGATCCAAATGAGCAAGAAACTGGAGTTGAGTTCCTTGAGGAGGTATGCAGTGCAGTATCTGGTCCTGATACTGATATGGAGATTCAGATTTCACTCACAGCAAAATCTCCAATCAGTGTTGCACAGCGACGAAGACTTGAAGAACTAGGGTTGAATTCCAGGGATTTGCTCAAACCAGGAACTAGTGCAAGGTTTTTTTCCAATGGAAATTGCTGGCAGACAGGAACACTTCATTGGAGGACTTGCATGTCACCTGTGGAGGTAATAATTTTATCACAg GAAGCTGAGGAAACCAGTGAACGAATCTCTGATTCATCGCCAGACACAGAAGATGATCAGCTACCTGCTCACTTGGCAATGGAATTTCCCTCAACCTCACTTTCTCTCAAAGACCTTAGATCTCTCGGTTCATCTAGGAATCAAAAATACATGCAGCTTGAGGAACCTTATGACGACTCCAGTTCAGAAGCATCTACCAGTAGATCCCCAAAATCATCAGAGATAGGGGAGGTAGGGGTTGATGAAGATCGTTTGCATTCACAGTTTGAGGGATTAGACCATCAAAAACACACAGATTGCCATGAACTTTCTTCAAAATCAACCGAGCCTGAGGTATTTGTTGAGGACTCTCCAGAGGGAAACTGCATGCACAATGACCATGTGACTAATGATTCGCCATCATCCTTTCATAACACTGGCAATTGCAATAAACTTGGCGCATCAGTTGACGCGATGAACACTGCTGAAAACTTTTTGAGAGGAGTCCAAAAACATGTTATCGATTTGACATCTGATGAACATACTGCAGAGAGGACAAAGCATACATCTGACGGCATTTGA